The Tenacibaculum jejuense genome includes a window with the following:
- a CDS encoding phosphotransferase family protein, whose amino-acid sequence MSNIVKDLEKQQRSGEELNLDALLPWIKNHIPNINSNPIITQFSGGASNWTYRLKFDEQDIILRRAPLGKKAAGAHDMPREFYLQQKLKPHYPYVPKMIAVCEDESVLGSTFYLMERLEGIILRKNPPRGIDWDEETVRKICYSFWDKMIHLHQVDYKKEGLQDLGKGEGYIERQILGWNKRYANAKTWNVPAGKKVMKWLEANIPKEENLCIIHNDFRLDNVVIDPSNPENILGVLDWELAAIGDPLMDLGNSLAYWVEEKDDFFVKSIRRQPSNIPGMLTREKIINYYCEKTGRTIDDFRFYRVYGLFRLAGIVQQIYYRYSKGYTKNKAFKNFWLISIYLIKTCENIIKRKNNC is encoded by the coding sequence ATGTCGAACATTGTTAAAGATCTTGAAAAACAACAACGCTCAGGTGAAGAATTAAATTTAGATGCTTTATTGCCTTGGATAAAAAATCATATTCCAAATATTAATTCTAATCCGATTATTACACAATTTTCTGGTGGAGCATCGAATTGGACGTATCGCTTAAAATTTGACGAACAAGATATTATTTTACGTAGAGCTCCTTTAGGGAAAAAAGCAGCTGGAGCGCACGATATGCCAAGAGAGTTTTATCTTCAACAAAAATTAAAACCGCATTATCCTTATGTCCCAAAAATGATCGCCGTTTGTGAAGATGAATCTGTTTTAGGTTCAACTTTTTATCTGATGGAACGATTGGAAGGAATTATTCTTAGAAAAAATCCTCCAAGAGGAATTGATTGGGATGAAGAAACGGTTCGTAAAATTTGTTATTCTTTCTGGGATAAAATGATTCATTTACATCAAGTAGATTATAAGAAAGAAGGATTACAAGATTTAGGTAAAGGTGAAGGTTATATTGAACGTCAAATTCTTGGATGGAATAAACGTTATGCAAATGCAAAAACATGGAATGTTCCTGCCGGGAAAAAAGTAATGAAATGGCTAGAAGCAAACATTCCTAAAGAAGAAAATCTATGTATTATTCATAACGATTTTCGATTAGATAATGTGGTTATCGATCCTAGTAATCCGGAAAATATTTTAGGTGTTTTAGATTGGGAATTGGCTGCCATTGGAGATCCTTTGATGGATTTAGGAAACAGCTTGGCGTATTGGGTTGAAGAAAAAGATGACTTTTTTGTAAAATCTATTCGAAGACAACCAAGTAATATTCCTGGCATGTTAACTAGAGAAAAAATTATAAACTATTATTGTGAAAAAACAGGAAGGACAATTGATGATTTCCGTTTTTACAGAGTTTATGGTTTATTCCGATTAGCCGGAATTGTGCAACAGATTTACTACAGATATTCAAAAGGATATACCAAAAACAAAGCTTTTAAAAATTTCTGGTTGATTTCTATCTATTTGATTAAAACCTGCGAAAACATTATTAAACGTAAAAATAACTGTTAA
- a CDS encoding acyl-CoA dehydrogenase family protein, which yields MNFNPSQKSKDYLDRLKKFMDKHIYPFERELITYHKEHNISGNWKEWTEHPKLDTLKELAKQEGLWNLFLPDNSLGQGLSVLEYAPLAEEMGRVYNAAEIFNCNAPDTGNMEVLYHFGNEQQKEEWLQPLLDGKIKSVFCMTEPDVASSDATNIETSIVEDGDEIVVNGKKWWSTGLGHPKAKLAIVLGKTDTTQEKHKQHSMVLVPLDTPGVEIQRMQNTFGAYDAPAGHGEIHFNNVRIPKKNLILDFGAGFAIAQGRLGPGRIHHCMRCIGAAERALQLAIIRSGTRQAFGKPLAKLGGNSERFAQARVAIDQARLLTYYAAWKIDEQGVKNSMTEISAIKVVAPKVLQEVTDMAMQIHGGAGLSDDFPLTNFFIQARALRLADGPDEVHLRMISRLEFKKYLG from the coding sequence ATGAATTTTAATCCATCACAAAAATCAAAAGACTATTTAGATCGTCTTAAAAAGTTTATGGATAAACATATTTATCCATTTGAACGAGAACTTATAACCTATCATAAAGAACACAATATTTCTGGAAATTGGAAAGAATGGACAGAACACCCAAAATTAGACACTTTAAAAGAACTTGCTAAACAAGAAGGGCTATGGAATCTTTTCTTGCCTGACAATTCATTAGGACAAGGATTAAGCGTTCTTGAATACGCGCCTCTTGCTGAAGAAATGGGACGTGTATATAATGCTGCTGAAATTTTTAATTGTAACGCTCCAGACACAGGAAATATGGAGGTTTTATATCACTTCGGAAATGAACAGCAAAAAGAAGAATGGTTACAACCTTTATTGGACGGAAAAATAAAATCTGTTTTCTGTATGACTGAACCTGATGTTGCTTCTTCCGACGCTACTAATATTGAAACTTCTATAGTTGAAGATGGAGATGAGATTGTGGTGAACGGTAAAAAATGGTGGTCTACAGGATTAGGACATCCGAAAGCAAAACTGGCCATAGTACTAGGAAAAACAGATACTACACAAGAAAAACACAAACAACACAGTATGGTTTTGGTTCCTTTGGATACTCCTGGAGTGGAAATACAAAGAATGCAAAATACATTTGGGGCTTACGACGCTCCTGCTGGTCATGGAGAAATCCATTTCAATAATGTCCGAATTCCGAAAAAGAATTTAATTTTAGATTTTGGTGCTGGTTTTGCTATTGCACAAGGAAGATTAGGTCCAGGTAGAATACACCATTGTATGCGTTGTATTGGAGCTGCTGAACGCGCTTTACAATTGGCGATTATTCGAAGTGGAACTCGACAAGCTTTTGGAAAACCTTTGGCTAAATTAGGCGGAAACTCTGAACGTTTTGCACAAGCTAGAGTTGCTATAGATCAAGCACGATTATTAACATATTATGCGGCTTGGAAAATTGATGAACAAGGTGTAAAAAATAGTATGACTGAAATTTCTGCGATAAAAGTTGTTGCTCCGAAAGTATTACAAGAAGTCACAGATATGGCAATGCAAATTCATGGAGGTGCTGGATTGTCTGACGATTTTCCTTTGACTAATTTTTTCATTCAAGCACGTGCTTTACGTTTAGCTGATGGACCAGATGAAGTGCATTTACGAATGATTTCTAGACTTGAATTTAAAAAATACTTAGGCTAA
- a CDS encoding ferredoxin--NADP reductase has translation MSQFYPIKIKDVIRETSSAVSLVFDIPSELTNDFNFIAGQYITLKTTINGEEVRRAYSLCSSPKSGEVKVAVKAVENGTFSVFVNEKLNAGDLLEVSKPEGKFVLEPENDKNYIGFAAGSGITPVLSMVKSVLESNTSSTFTLVYGNKTITDTIFYKELAELQTQYAERFNLSYVFSRENVESAVFGRIDKAHVNYFMKNIYKDLSFDKAFLCGPEEMINIASETLVENGFAKENVLFELFTTSIDEAAASQVKEGETEITVVLDDEKTTFTMPQDSDILAEALRKKIDAPYSCQGGVCSSCIAKVTEGKAVMVKNQILTDEELEEGFILTCQAHPTTPTITVDFDDV, from the coding sequence ATGAGTCAATTTTACCCAATCAAGATAAAAGATGTTATACGAGAAACTTCATCTGCGGTTTCTTTAGTTTTCGATATTCCTTCTGAATTAACTAATGATTTTAATTTTATTGCTGGTCAGTATATCACATTAAAAACAACAATTAATGGGGAAGAAGTAAGAAGAGCTTATTCTTTATGTTCATCACCTAAAAGTGGTGAAGTTAAGGTTGCGGTAAAAGCTGTAGAAAATGGAACTTTTTCTGTTTTTGTAAATGAAAAATTAAACGCTGGAGATCTTTTAGAGGTTTCTAAACCAGAAGGAAAGTTTGTTTTAGAACCAGAAAATGATAAAAATTATATTGGTTTTGCTGCGGGTAGTGGAATTACTCCTGTATTATCGATGGTAAAGTCTGTTTTAGAATCTAATACTTCTTCAACATTTACTTTAGTATATGGAAATAAAACTATCACAGATACTATTTTTTATAAAGAACTTGCTGAATTACAAACACAATATGCAGAGCGATTTAATTTAAGTTATGTATTCAGTAGAGAAAATGTAGAAAGTGCTGTTTTTGGTAGAATTGATAAGGCTCACGTAAATTATTTTATGAAGAATATTTATAAGGATCTATCTTTTGATAAAGCTTTCTTATGTGGACCTGAAGAAATGATTAACATTGCTTCAGAAACGCTTGTTGAAAATGGTTTTGCTAAAGAGAATGTATTGTTTGAGTTATTTACAACATCAATCGACGAAGCAGCAGCTAGCCAAGTAAAAGAAGGTGAAACTGAAATTACAGTTGTTTTAGATGATGAAAAAACAACATTTACAATGCCGCAAGATTCAGATATTCTTGCAGAAGCATTACGTAAAAAAATAGACGCACCATATTCTTGTCAAGGTGGAGTTTGTAGTAGTTGTATCGCAAAAGTTACCGAAGGAAAAGCCGTGATGGTAAAAAACCAAATTTTAACAGATGAAGAATTAGAAGAAGGTTTTATATTAACTTGCCAAGCTCATCCAACAACACCAACAATCACTGTAGATTTTGATGATGTTTAA
- a CDS encoding SDR family NAD(P)-dependent oxidoreductase produces MNLKKLNALYSNKTAFVTGAGSGLGTAFAKLLAKNNWTLHLSDINEEALENVVQNLNTNEKVFQYSLDVSDKNQFENVVNKVYENSETVDVVINNAGIGDGLLFKDYPIEKWEKMIEVNLMGTYYGCHFFVPKLLKQKKGVLLNVGSSAGFMNAPGMSAYSVSKAAVFSLSESLYHELKLNNIHVSVLTPTFFKTNIMENASSKMFKGFAEKQMKHSTTNADEVAAIALKKASEGKFQIIYPKDAKTKFFYKKWLPKLVEKQYQKMMSRLSHR; encoded by the coding sequence ATGAATCTAAAAAAATTGAATGCTTTATATTCGAATAAAACTGCTTTTGTTACAGGAGCAGGATCTGGATTGGGTACTGCTTTTGCAAAATTATTGGCTAAGAATAATTGGACACTTCATTTAAGTGACATTAATGAAGAGGCTTTAGAAAATGTAGTTCAGAATTTAAACACAAACGAGAAGGTATTTCAATATTCTTTAGATGTAAGCGATAAAAATCAGTTTGAAAATGTGGTTAATAAAGTTTACGAAAACAGTGAAACAGTAGATGTTGTGATTAATAATGCTGGAATTGGTGATGGTTTATTATTTAAAGATTATCCTATCGAAAAATGGGAAAAGATGATCGAAGTAAACTTAATGGGAACCTATTACGGTTGTCATTTCTTTGTGCCTAAATTATTAAAACAGAAAAAAGGTGTGTTACTAAATGTTGGTAGTTCAGCTGGATTTATGAACGCACCAGGAATGTCGGCTTATAGTGTTTCTAAAGCTGCTGTATTTTCACTTTCTGAATCTTTATATCATGAATTAAAACTGAATAACATTCATGTGAGTGTATTAACTCCAACTTTCTTTAAAACAAACATTATGGAAAATGCTAGTTCTAAAATGTTTAAAGGATTTGCAGAAAAACAGATGAAACATTCTACTACTAATGCAGATGAAGTTGCCGCAATCGCTCTTAAAAAAGCTTCTGAAGGAAAGTTTCAAATTATCTATCCTAAAGATGCTAAAACTAAGTTTTTCTATAAAAAATGGTTGCCAAAATTAGTTGAGAAGCAATATCAAAAAATGATGTCTAGATTGTCTCATCGCTAA
- a CDS encoding SDR family oxidoreductase, protein MNRKNILITGASSGLGKGMAIEFAKQGCNLALCARRTEKLENLKEELLKINSSINVFIKALDVTQQKDVFSVFKGFHNDFQTINGKLDRVIVNAGMGKGASIGKGFANQNLQTAVTNFCGALHQMEAAMEIFRAQNSGHLVVISSMSAFRGYPRAMTVYAATKAGVKSLAEGIRADVLKKPIKVSTICPGYIQSEMTDSIGKPPPFMISLDKGSKLLVKAINKEKANAFVPFWPWYFIKQAMPFFTLKMLRKF, encoded by the coding sequence GTGAATCGAAAAAACATACTCATTACTGGAGCTAGTTCTGGTTTAGGAAAAGGCATGGCCATAGAATTTGCCAAGCAAGGCTGTAACTTAGCTTTATGCGCAAGAAGAACAGAAAAACTAGAAAATTTAAAAGAAGAACTCCTAAAGATAAACAGTAGCATCAACGTTTTTATCAAAGCTTTAGATGTTACTCAACAAAAAGATGTTTTTTCTGTTTTTAAAGGTTTCCATAATGATTTTCAAACAATCAACGGGAAATTAGATCGCGTGATTGTTAATGCCGGAATGGGTAAAGGAGCTTCTATAGGGAAAGGATTTGCTAATCAAAATTTGCAAACTGCTGTGACTAATTTTTGCGGCGCTTTACATCAAATGGAAGCTGCTATGGAAATCTTTAGAGCACAAAATTCTGGACATTTAGTGGTCATTTCATCTATGTCTGCTTTCAGAGGTTACCCAAGAGCAATGACTGTTTATGCAGCAACAAAAGCTGGTGTAAAAAGTTTAGCGGAAGGAATTCGAGCAGATGTACTCAAAAAACCCATCAAAGTATCTACTATTTGTCCTGGTTACATTCAGTCAGAAATGACAGATTCTATCGGAAAACCACCTCCGTTTATGATTTCTTTAGATAAAGGTTCAAAACTTTTAGTAAAAGCCATAAATAAAGAAAAAGCAAATGCTTTTGTTCCATTTTGGCCATGGTATTTTATCAAACAAGCTATGCCATTTTTCACTTTAAAAATGTTGAGAAAATTCTAA
- a CDS encoding PadR family transcriptional regulator, which translates to MGNQKLYKGSLQTIILKLLAEQDKMYGYEITQKVKELTKGELQITEGALYPALHKLEAEGLLDVEVAKVGNRLRKYYKLTETGTTETVNRLQQMQEFLNTMQHLVNPKLGLE; encoded by the coding sequence ATGGGAAATCAAAAATTGTATAAAGGTTCTTTACAAACCATCATTTTAAAGCTTTTAGCTGAACAAGACAAAATGTATGGTTATGAAATTACTCAGAAAGTAAAGGAGCTTACGAAAGGAGAACTACAGATAACAGAAGGAGCTTTGTATCCTGCATTACATAAACTCGAAGCTGAAGGTTTGTTAGATGTAGAAGTCGCTAAAGTGGGAAATCGCCTGAGAAAGTATTATAAATTGACTGAAACAGGAACAACAGAAACTGTAAATCGGCTACAGCAAATGCAAGAATTTTTAAATACAATGCAGCATTTGGTGAATCCAAAATTAGGTTTAGAATAA
- a CDS encoding LysE family translocator has protein sequence MESLDYSNAYAVGAFMALMIGPVFFMLLKTSALKGFRAAIAFDIGVILGDITFILIAYFGSRSLLEKIKDDPRLFLIGGLILVVYGFITFLDKKNKKEVDESEVDVPKSNNYFKLFLNGYFLNFINIGVLAGWLTIMVIVGPLLGMDSNLIFWYFVKVVIGYFALDLIKILLAKQLRSKLTPLVIYKVKKGMGVLLIVFGAVMMLKSFISKEELDRLINSVEITKKK, from the coding sequence ATGGAGTCTTTAGATTACAGTAATGCATATGCGGTAGGAGCTTTTATGGCTTTAATGATCGGGCCAGTTTTTTTTATGTTGCTAAAGACAAGTGCATTAAAAGGATTTAGAGCTGCTATTGCTTTTGATATAGGCGTGATATTAGGAGATATAACATTTATTCTAATTGCTTATTTCGGAAGTAGAAGTTTACTTGAGAAAATTAAAGACGATCCACGATTGTTTTTAATTGGTGGATTGATTTTAGTAGTCTACGGATTTATCACATTTCTAGACAAGAAAAACAAAAAGGAAGTCGATGAATCTGAAGTTGATGTTCCAAAAAGTAACAACTATTTCAAGCTTTTTCTAAATGGTTATTTCTTAAACTTTATCAATATTGGTGTTTTAGCAGGTTGGTTAACTATTATGGTAATTGTTGGTCCGCTTTTAGGAATGGATTCTAATTTAATTTTCTGGTATTTTGTTAAAGTAGTTATTGGATATTTTGCTCTAGATTTAATAAAAATACTGTTAGCGAAACAACTACGCTCTAAATTAACACCTTTAGTAATTTACAAAGTAAAAAAAGGAATGGGCGTTTTATTAATCGTTTTTGGAGCGGTTATGATGCTAAAAAGCTTTATTTCTAAGGAAGAACTTGATAGGTTAATCAATAGCGTAGAAATCACTAAGAAAAAGTAA